One Sporomusaceae bacterium ACPt DNA window includes the following coding sequences:
- the ydaF gene encoding Putative ribosomal N-acetyltransferase YdaF, translating into MRHPFLVSDRIYLRRLEKEDIEGNYFQWLNDQNVTKWMRHGIFPNSYESMKAFYENQAISKTDVVFAIVFKEQDRHIGNIGLHSINYVFRSAEIGIIIGETDCWGKGYATEAISLLSHHCFKRLNLNRLAAGAVDKNIGSIRAFEKAGFSREGVARQAYFCEGQYHDCVNLSLLYSEWLAGKKVGV; encoded by the coding sequence TTGCGTCATCCTTTCTTAGTTTCCGATAGAATCTATTTGCGCAGACTCGAAAAGGAAGATATCGAAGGGAACTACTTTCAATGGCTTAATGACCAAAATGTCACTAAATGGATGCGGCATGGTATTTTTCCTAACAGCTACGAGTCAATGAAAGCTTTTTATGAAAATCAGGCCATAAGCAAAACGGATGTCGTTTTTGCAATTGTATTTAAAGAACAGGACAGACATATTGGCAATATCGGTTTACATTCCATCAACTATGTGTTTCGCTCTGCTGAAATAGGAATTATTATTGGTGAGACTGACTGCTGGGGGAAAGGCTATGCCACTGAAGCGATATCATTACTTTCTCATCATTGTTTTAAAAGGCTGAATTTAAACCGCTTAGCTGCGGGAGCCGTTGATAAAAATATCGGTTCGATACGCGCTTTTGAAAAAGCAGGATTTAGCAGAGAAGGAGTGGCAAGACAAGCTTATTTTTGCGAAGGTCAGTATCATGACTGCGTCAATTTAAGTTTGTTGTATAGTGAATGGCTGGCAGGAAAAAAAGTGGGGGTATAA
- the iolG gene encoding Inositol 2-dehydrogenase/D-chiro-inositol 3-dehydrogenase, which yields MGQYKAAVIGLGQIGLTYDFDPKRERPSSHSLAYQLNPCFELIAASDKRREQGKALQQIAPKATFYQSMDELLQNHAVDVISICTPPAHHLPAIYSILEKSKPKVIFCEKPLVSSVDEAIALKQLLQAANCLLVPNLSRRWNSGMQRVKTHVISGRYGELQKVHARYTRGIFNTGAHLFDLIHWWAGQIDEVQVVERVKTSADNDSDPSFTFTFRIGKNIGGFAEAFDDEQYYLFEMDLYFSQGKIEIRNSGDDAFYYQVGEHRLFSGFKSLHLERHESRLLKEANLGNAVNHLVKVLDGLEQPICTVDDSIYPLYVAEALLRSYNNNCSGERVGVY from the coding sequence ATGGGTCAATATAAAGCGGCTGTTATTGGTTTAGGGCAGATCGGCTTAACTTATGATTTTGACCCCAAAAGAGAAAGGCCTTCATCACATAGCTTAGCTTATCAGCTTAATCCGTGCTTTGAATTAATTGCTGCGTCAGATAAAAGACGGGAGCAAGGCAAGGCTTTACAGCAAATAGCGCCGAAAGCAACATTTTATCAAAGTATGGATGAGCTTTTGCAAAATCATGCTGTGGATGTGATTAGCATTTGCACCCCTCCTGCGCATCATTTGCCGGCTATTTATTCTATTTTGGAAAAATCAAAGCCTAAAGTGATTTTTTGTGAAAAACCGTTGGTTAGTTCAGTAGATGAGGCAATTGCATTAAAGCAACTGCTTCAAGCTGCGAATTGCCTGCTTGTTCCTAATCTTTCCCGCCGCTGGAACAGCGGGATGCAGCGTGTTAAAACCCATGTTATAAGTGGACGATATGGTGAGTTGCAAAAAGTACATGCCCGCTATACCAGGGGGATTTTTAATACAGGGGCGCACTTGTTTGATTTAATCCACTGGTGGGCTGGACAAATAGACGAGGTTCAGGTTGTTGAAAGAGTGAAAACATCTGCCGATAATGACAGTGACCCTTCATTTACCTTCACATTTCGAATAGGCAAAAACATAGGGGGATTTGCCGAAGCTTTTGATGATGAACAATATTATTTGTTTGAAATGGATCTTTACTTTTCACAAGGCAAGATAGAGATACGCAATAGTGGTGATGATGCTTTTTATTATCAAGTAGGAGAACATCGTCTGTTCTCCGGATTTAAAAGTCTGCATTTAGAACGGCATGAAAGCAGGCTTTTGAAAGAAGCGAACTTGGGTAATGCCGTCAACCATCTGGTTAAGGTACTTGATGGGCTTGAACAGCCCATATGTACAGTGGATGATAGTATTTATCCCTTATATGTGGCAGAGGCTTTACTGCGGTCATACAACAATAATTGCTCCGGAGAAAGGGTGGGAGTATATTGA